From one Sorangium aterium genomic stretch:
- a CDS encoding tRNA1(Val) (adenine(37)-N6)-methyltransferase gives MIAPPDVQPSLAPRGGVVRPARRPPGWVVPGPQPATPDRPDVWPGPGEDLCYLSGDFRILQRLDGHRWSADDLVTAWFAAERVAHAPPLRTVDLGCGIGTVLLFTAWRFPDARCAGVEAQEVSASMARRSVAWNGVDARGEVRWGDLRDPAVLDGLAPADLVTGTPPYLPVGTGIESGRVQCGPCRFEHRGGVEDYCLAAARLLAPGAPFVACAAARQRPRVEAAAAAAGLALEAWRDVVPKDGKVALFSVYALRRAEAVTSCHDEPPLVLRGRNGRFTEEFDALRRTMGMPV, from the coding sequence ATGATCGCTCCCCCTGATGTCCAGCCGTCCCTCGCGCCGCGCGGCGGGGTCGTGCGCCCTGCGCGCCGGCCGCCCGGGTGGGTCGTCCCCGGGCCGCAGCCGGCGACGCCGGATCGCCCGGACGTCTGGCCCGGCCCCGGCGAGGACCTCTGCTATCTGTCGGGCGACTTCCGGATCCTGCAGCGGCTCGACGGGCACCGCTGGTCGGCCGACGACCTCGTGACCGCCTGGTTCGCGGCCGAGCGGGTGGCGCACGCGCCCCCGCTCCGCACGGTCGACCTGGGCTGCGGCATCGGCACGGTGCTCCTGTTCACCGCGTGGCGCTTCCCGGACGCGCGCTGCGCGGGCGTGGAGGCGCAGGAGGTGAGCGCCTCGATGGCGCGGCGCTCGGTCGCGTGGAACGGCGTCGACGCACGCGGCGAGGTCCGGTGGGGGGACCTGCGCGATCCGGCGGTGCTCGACGGGCTCGCGCCTGCGGACCTCGTGACGGGGACGCCGCCGTACCTGCCGGTCGGCACCGGCATCGAATCCGGTCGGGTCCAGTGCGGGCCGTGCCGCTTCGAGCACCGCGGCGGCGTGGAGGACTACTGCCTCGCGGCCGCGCGGCTGCTCGCTCCCGGCGCGCCGTTCGTGGCCTGCGCGGCGGCGCGGCAGCGGCCTCGCGTCGAGGCGGCGGCGGCTGCGGCGGGGCTCGCGCTCGAGGCGTGGCGCGACGTCGTCCCCAAGGACGGCAAGGTGGCCCTGTTCTCGGTCTATGCCCTGCGCCGCGCCGAGGCCGTGACGTCGTGCCACGACGAGCCGCCGCTCGTTCTGCGAGGCCGGAACGGGCGCTTCACCGAGGAGTTCGACGCGCTCCGCCGGACGATGGGAATGCCGGTGTAG